CGGCTCTCCCGGTTGGTTGATCCTGTCGCTCACGCCGTCTCCGTGCGCCCTGCAGGGACGTGGCGCTGTACGCGCTCGGCGTGGGGGCCTGCGGCGCGGACGCCGTCGACGACAAGGAGCTCCACCTCGTGCACCACAGGGACGGCCAGCGCCATATCAAGGTCCCCCGCCCCTTCCCTCCCTCCCCCGGTCCGATCCCCTCTTGTTTCTGCGCGAATTGATGGCTGCCAGTTGCGATGCCCCAGTCGTACCGATTCGGCTGTGAAATTGATATTTTGGGGATACAAACGCGTGCATTATCTTGTACAACTGTACTGTACCAGCGTCCATGATATAGCTAATGGTTAAAGCAAGGAGGCATTGATGCAAACTATCCTTTCACTTTCTGTACCAGTTGAAAGTCGTCAATCCATACTCCAGGTTTACTGAATTCCGGTTGATTTGAATTGTTATCTTGTGAGCTTAGGCTTGAGATTAGTCCGCGGCTGGACCTTACTTAATTACTGATGACTGGACAACTCATTCAGGTCTTATGTTGACTTTGATGTCATCAAGTCACCCCTAGTAAGTAAATTAGATGAACCAGGAGCTTCAATGTTCACGAGCTGATGTCATTGCTGACCTTTGTCAATTTTATTTTCGTCCTGGGACTAGCAATCCAGTAAAaatatactccctttgttccaaattAATTGAAGTTCTAATGTTGTGCTAAGTCAAACTTCTTCAACTTTGACCAAGTCTATAAAAATATATCAAAATATACAACACCAAGTTAGTTCCATCATAAATATATTTTCGATTCGTATAGTGTGTATTCAATATTTTACGTATTAGCATATTTTCCTTCAGACTGTCAAATATAGAGAAGTTTGACTTTGCACAAAGCTAGAACTTCAATTAATTCGGAATGGAGGGACCGAGGGAGTAATTGTTAGACATCATTTAGTTTTTTTTGGGTAATAAAAAACATTTGGTGCCTGCGAATGACTAGAGAACGAAATTAAGCTAGTTATATAGCTCAGAAACCCAAAGCAACTGTACTAAGGAATTATGTTTCATTCAGTGAGTTCATCTGGTTCTCGTCTATTGTATAGTTGCGTCGGCATCTTGTTCACATTTCATCCATGAATTGTGAATGAACTTACAATTTTGTTCTTCAATTAAATTGCAGGCGATTCCTACCTTTGTGTCTTTATTTCCTAACAAGAACAGCAATGGGCGTGGAATTATTAATGTGCCTGGCATTCAGTAAGACTGACATGTTGTTTTGAGATTTACTTTCTTTTTATTATGTATATTTGCAAACTTCCCCTAATTTGCACATTTCTTCTTGGTCCTGTTTTCAGTTCTTTAGGTTTTCTCTGTTAGAATTTAAGCAGCTCAAATATGTTAACATACATATTATTTTAAGCAGCTCAAATATGTTAACATACATATATAATTTGCACATTTCTTCTTGGTCTTGTTTTCTGTTTTCCAGCTTCGATGCAAGCCTTCTATTGCACGGTCAACAATACATAGAGATCTACAAGCCAATTCCTTCATGTGCCAGTGTAAGTAGCTTACCATCGTTCTCAGATGTTTTATTGTAACATCCTTGTGCTTGGAGACTATGCATGAGATAGGCGCAGACTGATTGACCATGCATTTTATCCACTTGTTCTTGTCTACAAGTGGCTTCAACAATTCCTAGTAACTGCATCGCCAAATTGTTTTTTCTGCATGGATACATATAAACATGCTAAAAGAACTCCACTGATAATTAAGCTCTTCTAGTTGACTTGCATGTGCGTGCATGTTAGTCGTGACTTGATGATAATATAGCTGTTCAGGTTGTTCTCTAAATTAAAAGAGAGAACATATTCCCTTTGCTTGTTAAATGTTAATTAATCCAGCATTATTGGAAAAACTATTTGTATACTGGTACTACGTACTGAAGATTTCTTTTAAGTTATTAGATTTTCTTCAGAGCCTTCATATCTGGCGCACACTCATGGAAACAATTGCCTGTTGTTTTTTCTCTTCAGGTTGTAAACAAGGTTAAGGTAGCTGGTTTGCATGACAAAGGTACAATAAATGGTTGATCATTCCATGGTGCATACATACTCGATAATTTGTGCTCCTTACCTTTTCATTCTGAAAATTATTATTACATGTTTCCCTGTTTTTGTTAGTTTATCATTGCTTTGATCCATGCTATTGCTATACTGAATGATCTTACAGTTGGTGGAACTAGGACAAATTTCTTACATAGCATCTTCCAACATTTTGTTTCAGTTGCAGACCAATGCCTTTACAATCTTGAAAAAATAAAAGTGCTGCAGCTTTTCTTAAGTACACCGAGTGTGACAAATGCACAACATATTCTCAGAAATAGTGAAGCATAACGTGCCGAGTCCTTCCTGTGGAGCTCCGCACATGTAACTTATCATGCTCTATTGAACCATCAACTCCATGGTTGTAGATTCCACTATTGTAGGAATAAGTGCTCTGTTGAATAACAATCTCATCCCTGGTACATTTCATCCTATGCTAGTATCAAGATCACCTTTCCATTTTGTCCCTCAGTTGTCAGTGTCCATCCACTACTGCAGGATTGTTTAGTCAAAGTGCCATCCAATTGTTGTGAAATTTCGAGTGACCATCATTAACATCCTTCAAATCCTCTGACCACTTGTTTGGAGCAATACAAAACCGCCCTTGACATATTATACTCAAATTTGAGAATCATTTTATTGAGGCACTATTTTAATGTGCAGGGAAAGCAACTATTCTCGAGATCGAAACTACCACCAGTCTCAAAGATTCTGGCGAAGTGTTATGTATGAACAGGTCTGTTATATTGCTATAAGATTCAAGTCTTCCAGTGTTCTTTCTGTAAAATTACAAAGAAACGATTATGTTAATGCAGGAGTACTATTTTCTTGCGTGGCGCTGGAGGATTTTCCGACTCTTCCCGGCCATACTCGTATACGACTTATCCTGCCAACCAGATTTCTCGCATTTCTATTCCAAATTCCACACCTTCTGCGGTGTATGAAGACCAGACGCAACAATCCCAGGCATGCTACTCATTCTGCTtgttgttttatttgtttgttCAATTACTCGTCGTTGTTGGTAATAAGGTGCACCTTGTATGTTGGAGAAAATTTGATAACCATGTAAGTTGTAGCTATGCATGTGTTGTTTTATGAATTATGTGCTCAACTGCTCATCTTACACTAATAATCCCAAGAACTATGTTGTCTTTTTGCTCGCCCAATCGTTTATGAGTCCAGAATTCTACCTTATTGGCCAAGAAGGCTGAATTTCTTTCTTCAGAAGAAATCAGTTTCTCATTTTATTAACATGCAATTGTTCTGTCAGCCTGATTCCTTGTGATTTTCAATCCAGGCACTCTTATACAGGTTATCTGGTGATTATAATCCTTTGCATTCAGACCCTATGGTTGCACAGGTTGCAGGGTATGTCACCTCAACTTGATCACTCTTATGCTGTTATTTTTGAATGCTGACATCGAGCAAGTATTTGAGCTAGATATTGCATTGGAGTTTCTAGCAAAAATATGTTTTAGGGGTACTAACCAGCCATAGATGAAGGACCTAAAGAGTAATGTTCACTCGAAAGTCAAAACAATGCTTTTTCTTCCCTGAAGAATAGGCGAACAATGTTCCTGTGCGAATGAAAACTAACGGTAGCTAGCAGAATGGCCACGTCCTTCTCATTTTGAGTTGGTTAGGATTGGAGTCCATACCCCGGTAAATTTTCCTGCGCTTTCATGTTCACATGATCCAACAAAAGCCTTCTCAATTCGATGCGTACATACTGCAAGATCCTCTTTTACATGGGCCCAGCTTCCCCTGTTTGAAGCTCTGGTTATCttctgaatctgatgataaccgccGCAGGTTCACCCGTCCGATACTGCACGGCCTCTGCACCCTGGGGTTCGCGGCCCGGGCGGTCATCAAGTCGTTCTGCCACGGGGACCCTGCGGCGGTGCGAAACATCTTTGGCCGGTTTCTGCTGCACGTCTACCCCGGCGAGACGCTGGTCACCGAGATGTGGGTCGACGGCCAGAGGTAAATGTTGCTCTAGCACCAGTTGGTCGAATTCTGTAATAGCCTAGCCGCTGATGTTCTCGACAAACAAACCCATGGAATTGGATGGAATGATTGGCTTGTGCAGGGTGCAGTACCAGACCAAGGCGAAAGAGCGTGACCGCGCCGTGCTTTCCGGATACGTGCTGCTCAAACACATCCCCTCATCATTGTAAGTGCTGTGAGGATCATACTTTTTAATCGGTGCTCTTATTAGTTAACTGTGGTGGTCTGAAAAGAGGATGGTTTCCGTTGTAAACTATATATACTCCTAAGAGATGACACGGTTGTGCAGACGATAAATTCGTATTAGTACTTTGTTTTTGTTCTGTTCATGAAACTAACATGAAATCGGAACGTTTTACGGAAAAAAGAGTTCGagcatttcatttttcttttttttcttttttttttgcaaaattcatGGATTCTGGCAAGTGCACAAACTATATCCACGAGGAAGGTAAAAATACCAAATTTCCTTTTTTTGTCTCTCCCTCTGAAACTTGCGGCTTCGAGACGCGCAGAATAGAACGGGTCGCGCTTGTAGAGTACTCCCTCTTAAAgaaatagtgatctaaatgatcttatatttcttaacgtactccctccgtccgaaaatactggtCGGatgaatggatatatctagacacaATTTAGTCCTAGATACACTTattttcatccatttctccgacgacaagtatttccggacggagggagtactacgctGCACTGCCCGCTCTTAATAATTAGTTTCATGACGGAAGACCAAGAAGCAATCGTGGCGCACCGGAATCTCTACGGTTCAGTTGACGGTGTTTTCAGCGAGGGAATATTGATCCGGCGGTGGAACGGAACGGAAGGGCAGGGGAAAGAAAAGCCGGAGCAAAAGCAAAAGGGGAAGCCAGCGAGCGAGAGAGAATCTGATGAACCTGAACCCCGATCGAAGCGTAGAGCACCGTGGGCGGGCACGGTCTCCTACGTGCGTGTGAGGATCGTGATGCCTTTGAAGCTTTTATCTCGAGTTGGCGCAAGGCAACACTAgctctgcctgcctgcctgcctggatcCTCCGGCGCCTTTGCGGTCGTGACGACGATGAGCAGACACACGCATAAGTATGGTCCGCCGGCTCCACGCTCGCTCTCACTTCCGCAAACGGAATAATAAACTCTTCCTACTAAAAGCATTTAGGTCACTCTtgatagtagtactagtacttatCAAAGGTGCCGTAATACATACTCCCTCctagtgtcaaaaacactcttacATTATGGTTATGGGACGAAGGAAGTATATAATACATATCCTCCATGATTTCATACAAATAGAACGGCGACTTGTGAGGTGCGTAACAAATTGGTCAAAATGCGAGCACACACCAGCGTTTGCCCGGCACCGGCACATGTCAAATATGCATCGATCCATCGTCAAATTCAGTCCACCCATGAGAGTATGTATAGTAGCGCAACCTTCGTCATGCCAAGTTAGgtctcatttggaaaatatttgctTCTAGCCGTTCCGACTTCCGAGCATGCTCATGGTTTTTCTTGCTTTCGCACGCTTCTTAAAAAACATAAAAAGAATTGGTAGCTACATGCATGCGCAAAATATGATACTGCTTTAGTTGTTACGCACATGACTAAGTTCACACGGTTAAGAGAGAACGCACGAACCCCCTAAAGAAACAAGAGAAAACGCATGAAGCCAAAAAAAAAAAAGGTTCGATCAAAGTCAAACCACATGCATTTCTATTCGCTACGCCTGGCATAGTCCATACTTCCTTTTATGGGAATTGTCCATAAATAGGTCCAAATAAATTGTGAAGTTGGTGTTTCTTTCTATGAAACTGAGACCAGCCTCTACTTTTTTTTCGTTCTTTTGAGACAAAACCTGAATATTGCAATCAgaggaagaaaataaaataaattatgTCCCTGATTTTCCTCCGCttttcctacgaatcaaagagcctCTGCAAATAATGCAGTTCCATTAGCCAACTCCAGCCAGTGGAGCTTAGCTCGGGGTCCTTGTCCTGCTAATCATTCCTGCTTTCTTGGATCCCATCTGATCGAGGCACCTACCGGACAGTACCACATTCTTTTTTGGCGCATCACAATAGCTTTTCCTTGTTTTCATTTTGCAATGCAAATATATATAATGGAAAAGGTAAACTGAAAAAAGGGCTCATCATCCACACCAATCCCCATCCCTCTCAAAAGAAGAGGAAGCTAGCTTAACTAGCTAGTACTACCACCACCCTTTGTGTTGCCGAACAGTGACCGGGCACTAGTAGCTATAGCTATAGCTGCCGGTCTTATTAGCTTCCATGTTTACACATCTTTTGCTTTATTGTTTAgacgcaaaaataatttattttgcttctatcAAGGTAGTACTAGAGTACAAGCAGGccaggtgtgcgtgtgtgcatatATAGCACCTACATGTCGCCGCCAGAAATAGCACCCACCAGCAGCCCACTCCCCACTACACCACACACCAGCAACATCACATGTGATCGAGATGTTGCACTTTGCATGACAGTAGATTATTCATTCACTAATCCGCCGGTATCATATGAATTGCATAATAATGTTATAAAGAGATGCTTATTTCATTCACCATGTAGAAGAGGAGGGTCCCTTTGCTAATCCCGTGTAGGCATGGCAGGTCTTCGGATGCAGAAAATGGAGGAGGCCGGCTGTAGGAGTAGGGGCCGTcgcgccaaggaagaagaagaagaagaagaagaagcagcggtCTCGGGGCAATGAACGGCCGGAGACCGAGCGACGGCGGTGGAGCAGGCCGGCTGGCACGTCTCTGTATCATATATCACACATTGTGACCAGTTCAGTCTAAATAAATGAAAGTTGCATGTGCATCTGCTCATGCATCCCAGCGACAAAATCGGCGTTCCACAACACTGGTCAGTGAACAGAGTGTGGTTGGGTAGAGGCCACATCCCACATGCATATATAGAGGGTAGAGCGGTGGTTGCCCGACAAAGTCGTTAGTACTACTGTTCCGGAGTCCTCTCCTctaccaaaaataaaataaagatgaGAGAGTGAAAATAAATGATGCAATTGCAAGGCAGCGGGTTTTGGGCGGGGGACAAACGTACGTGTATACTCGGACACAGTACTTGTCCTAGCTACAGCCAGCTAGCGCTACGTACCACTACCACCAGCTTCCTACAcatacatatcatcatcatcgcccGGCTCAACGTTCCATTGTCGATCGTTGGTCCATGGATATGGCTGGCTATGCCCACGGTACGTCTCGCCATGTCGAAGATTCCAGGATCGATCCGTCTTgtattggccctgtttggatcatcgagttagagctagtttggtttagttgggggctcaaataacccaaaagtatccaaacagggagggttagagtgggttagtttcatctaacccaactatcccggtagagaggtgcttatttgggttagactaggttagaaaataactctaactctaactgtgttagagtatccaaacagggccgtcACGTGAATTGTATGCATGCGTATGCCGAAGCGCACGTGAAAGGGCACGAGTACGTAGCGGTAGCGGTGGTGGGCGCGCGCGCGGCTCTCGCAATGATGCATGCCTGTCCCCACGCCGTACGTACTCTAccttgtagtagtaggagtactagtgtACTGTATAACATAAGCTTCAGAAATCGGCTCATCATCAGTGCGTCCCGTGGACAAGAGGGTGGGAGAGAGCCTGCCGACTAAGGGCatttccagccgcgcccccaagaagGCCTTCCCagacgattttttcgcgccggtgccgaaaaaacggcccagtcgcgcccccaggacgccgaaaatcgccggtcCGTATCTTTTTttcgcccggcggtcacaggccgaacccggcgcgcgggggagccgttgggggctccggcgctagtgaaaagcacgcctggcccacaccgacaggggaaaagtcaagtttttcttccccgactcgcctcgcaccccccgcgccctcggccaccactagctatatcccggcgacggccgccggcctactccgctagatagccattccccgccggaaaatagcagcgcttcgccgcggcagcccctcccgcaGCACTAGGCGCTGtcggccgccgtttccggccgcggaggcgcggtttaacggcgagtacacgcccaccgagcgcaaggtgttcggcgttttgactGACTCGGCGATggactccgatgaggaggaagagctcgccgcgctgctggaggaggaagccgcggccgacgtccaggaagaagagcatctgatggtgctcgccgccctcgcccagctgctggcgagcagtgaaaagccgcgtcgaggtggctcggcgccgaggcgggtgaaagcaaagaaccggcatcgtctgcaaggctactgcatgctctactccgactacttcgccgatgctccacttcatggcgagagaacatttcggcgccgttatcggatgagtcgaaagctcttcctcaggattgtgaattccatccgggagttcgacaactacttcaagtgcaagatggattgcactggcgctcttggattcacctccatctagaagtgcacgacagcgatgaggatgcttgcatatggagctcccagtgattcaatcgacgactatgggcgcatggccgagtccaccagcatagagtgtttctacaagttctgtcgggcagtggtggcagtgtttggggcACAATACTTGAGAGAACCCAATgcagaagacactgctcggatcctagcccagaatgcagcaagaggatttcctgggatgcttggaagcatcgactgcatgcattggaaatggaagaactgcccatttggttggcaggggatgtacaaaggcgccaaaggcggttgcagtgtggtgcttgaggcggtagccacacaggacctctggatttggcactccttctttggtatgccaggaactcacaatgacatcaacgtgttgcagtgctctc
Above is a window of Triticum dicoccoides isolate Atlit2015 ecotype Zavitan chromosome 5B, WEW_v2.0, whole genome shotgun sequence DNA encoding:
- the LOC119311411 gene encoding enoyl-CoA hydratase 2, peroxisomal-like isoform X2, encoding MATNGRPAASVDPDVALAYKFPEASFAYDERDVALYALGVGACGADAVDDKELHLVHHRDGQRHIKAIPTFVSLFPNKNSNGRGIINVPGIHFDASLLLHGQQYIEIYKPIPSCASVVNKVKVAGLHDKGKATILEIETTTSLKDSGEVLCMNRSTIFLRGAGGFSDSSRPYSYTTYPANQISRISIPNSTPSAVYEDQTQQSQALLYRLSGDYNPLHSDPMVAQVAGFTRPILHGLCTLGFAARAVIKSFCHGDPAAVRNIFGRFLLHVYPGETLVTEMWVDGQRVQYQTKAKERDRAVLSGYVLLKHIPSSLSSDAENGGGRL
- the LOC119311411 gene encoding enoyl-CoA hydratase 2, peroxisomal-like isoform X1, whose amino-acid sequence is MATNGRPAASVDPDVALAYKFPEASFAYDERDVALYALGVGACGADAVDDKELHLVHHRDGQRHIKAIPTFVSLFPNKNSNGRGIINVPGIHFDASLLLHGQQYIEIYKPIPSCASVVNKVKVAGLHDKGKATILEIETTTSLKDSGEVLCMNRSTIFLRGAGGFSDSSRPYSYTTYPANQISRISIPNSTPSAVYEDQTQQSQALLYRLSGDYNPLHSDPMVAQVAGFTRPILHGLCTLGFAARAVIKSFCHGDPAAVRNIFGRFLLHVYPGETLVTEMWVDGQRVQYQTKAKERDRAVLSGYVLLKHIPSSLHGRSSDAENGGGRL
- the LOC119311411 gene encoding enoyl-CoA hydratase 2, peroxisomal-like isoform X3, with protein sequence MATNGRPAASVDPDVALAYKFPEASFAYDERDVALYALGVGACGADAVDDKELHLVHHRDGQRHIKAIPTFVSLFPNKNSNGRGIINVPGIHFDASLLLHGQQYIEIYKPIPSCASVVNKVKVAGLHDKGKATILEIETTTSLKDSGEVLCMNRSTIFLRGAGGFSDSSRPYSYTTYPANQISRISIPNSTPSAVYEDQTQQSQALLYRLSGDYNPLHSDPMVAQVAGFTRPILHGLCTLGFAARAVIKSFCHGDPAAVRNIFGRFLLHVYPGETLVTEMWVDGQRVQYQTKAKERDRAVLSGYVLLKHIPSSL